A single genomic interval of Deinococcus multiflagellatus harbors:
- a CDS encoding phosphotyrosine protein phosphatase produces MVFLCTQNKLRSLTAEVLFRETGEWEVVSAGTHPAALTPLTRDLLEWADVAVCMQKQHRDVVRTQFRGALPDERVVTLGIPDNYEFMAPELVTLLQQKVPARLGTLTPRTAPAD; encoded by the coding sequence GTGGTGTTCCTCTGCACGCAGAACAAACTGAGGAGCCTGACCGCCGAGGTTTTATTCCGGGAAACCGGCGAATGGGAGGTGGTGTCGGCGGGCACGCATCCGGCGGCGCTGACGCCACTCACGCGGGATCTGCTGGAGTGGGCGGATGTGGCGGTGTGTATGCAAAAGCAGCACCGCGATGTGGTGCGCACGCAGTTTCGCGGCGCCCTGCCTGATGAGCGCGTTGTCACCCTGGGCATTCCCGACAACTACGAGTTCATGGCGCCGGAACTTGTGACGCTGCTGCAGCAGAAGGTTCCTGCGCGTCTGGGCACCCTGACACCCCGTACTGCGCCAGCGGATTAA
- a CDS encoding antibiotic biosynthesis monooxygenase family protein, which yields MAQGGQLGEAQAPVLEIALLTIRRGLTPAFEEAFAEAQGIISAMPGYLRHSLQRCAEDDHRYALLVWWTTLEAHTIGFRGSPDYQQWRALLHHFYDPFPTVEHFTEVGL from the coding sequence ATGGCACAGGGCGGACAGCTGGGGGAGGCCCAGGCTCCGGTGCTAGAAATTGCCTTGCTGACGATTCGCCGGGGATTGACACCTGCCTTCGAGGAGGCGTTCGCTGAGGCGCAGGGCATCATTTCGGCCATGCCTGGGTATCTGCGCCACTCGCTCCAGCGCTGTGCCGAGGATGATCATCGCTACGCCCTGCTGGTCTGGTGGACAACGTTGGAGGCACATACCATCGGCTTTCGGGGCAGCCCGGACTACCAGCAGTGGCGGGCGCTGCTGCACCACTTTTACGACCCGTTTCCCACGGTCGAGCATTTTACGGAGGTGGGTCTCTGA